The proteins below come from a single Mya arenaria isolate MELC-2E11 chromosome 8, ASM2691426v1 genomic window:
- the LOC128242788 gene encoding vesicle-associated membrane protein/synaptobrevin-binding protein-like isoform X2 yields the protein MSKLEQVLKIEPSIELSFKGPFTEVVTADLRLTNPSDKRVCFKVKTTAPKRYCVRPNSGVIEPKQDITVAVMLQPFEYDPNEKNKHKFMVQTMFAPDGKIENQEQLWKEVSPDKLMDSKLKCVLDPTGNSVNQTAVAPVKEEKVASPGEPVSRKPDADVKSLQEEIQKLRDENSVVKESEARLRKLAYKETVSSTPHNYQDAQQSPSPMATSAFPPYVYLIACLIIGVLIGKILL from the exons ATGTCTAAATTAGAACAAGTTCTAAAGATCGAACCTAGTATTGAACTTTCATTCAAAG GTCCATTCACAGAGGTTGTCACGGCAGATTTACGCCTCACAAATCCTTCTGATAAGAGAGTATGTTTCAAAGTAAAGACAACAGCCCCAAAGCGATACTGTGTTCGACCAAACAGTGGGGTTATAGAACCTAAGCAGGACATAACAGTGGCTG TGATGTTGCAGCCTTTTGAATATGATCCAAAtgagaaaaacaaacacaaatttatgGTACAGACGATGTTTGCACCGGATGGGAAGATAGAAAACCAAGAACAATTG tgGAAGGAGGTGTCACCAGATAAGCTGATGGACTCCAAACTGAAGTGTGTCCTTGACCCCACCGGCAACTCCGTG AACCAGACAGCTGTGGCCCCTGTTAAAGAAGAAAAG GTTGCTAGCCCTGGTGAGCCTGTGTCCCGCAAGCCAGATGCTGATGTTAAAAGTCTGCAGGAGGAAATACAGAAACTTAGAGATGAGAATTCAGTCGTTAAA GAAAGTGAAGCAAGATTGCGGAAATTAGCATACAAAGAAACCGTATCATCGACGCCTCACAATTATCAAGATGCCCAGCAGTCCCCATCGCCGATGGCAACCTCTGCATTTCCCCCATATGTATACCTGATTGCGTGTTTGATCATAGGCGTCCTGATCGGCAAGATCCTTCTGTAG
- the LOC128242788 gene encoding vesicle-associated membrane protein/synaptobrevin-binding protein-like isoform X1, with protein sequence MSKLEQVLKIEPSIELSFKGPFTEVVTADLRLTNPSDKRVCFKVKTTAPKRYCVRPNSGVIEPKQDITVAVMLQPFEYDPNEKNKHKFMVQTMFAPDGKIENQEQLWKEVSPDKLMDSKLKCVLDPTGNSVNQTAVAPVKEEKVRAVKQEAVKTEPPQTPGGQAGGQSGSPVSQVPSQKVASPGEPVSRKPDADVKSLQEEIQKLRDENSVVKESEARLRKLAYKETVSSTPHNYQDAQQSPSPMATSAFPPYVYLIACLIIGVLIGKILL encoded by the exons ATGTCTAAATTAGAACAAGTTCTAAAGATCGAACCTAGTATTGAACTTTCATTCAAAG GTCCATTCACAGAGGTTGTCACGGCAGATTTACGCCTCACAAATCCTTCTGATAAGAGAGTATGTTTCAAAGTAAAGACAACAGCCCCAAAGCGATACTGTGTTCGACCAAACAGTGGGGTTATAGAACCTAAGCAGGACATAACAGTGGCTG TGATGTTGCAGCCTTTTGAATATGATCCAAAtgagaaaaacaaacacaaatttatgGTACAGACGATGTTTGCACCGGATGGGAAGATAGAAAACCAAGAACAATTG tgGAAGGAGGTGTCACCAGATAAGCTGATGGACTCCAAACTGAAGTGTGTCCTTGACCCCACCGGCAACTCCGTG AACCAGACAGCTGTGGCCCCTGTTAAAGAAGAAAAGGTGAGGGCAGTGAAGCAGGAGGCTGTGAAAACTGAGCCGCCACAGACCCCAGGGGGTCAGGCTGGGGGTCAGTCAGGCTCCCCTGTATCTCAAGTTCCTTCACAGAAA GTTGCTAGCCCTGGTGAGCCTGTGTCCCGCAAGCCAGATGCTGATGTTAAAAGTCTGCAGGAGGAAATACAGAAACTTAGAGATGAGAATTCAGTCGTTAAA GAAAGTGAAGCAAGATTGCGGAAATTAGCATACAAAGAAACCGTATCATCGACGCCTCACAATTATCAAGATGCCCAGCAGTCCCCATCGCCGATGGCAACCTCTGCATTTCCCCCATATGTATACCTGATTGCGTGTTTGATCATAGGCGTCCTGATCGGCAAGATCCTTCTGTAG